GGCAAATTTGTTGCTCCGGGCGTCTATTATTACGTCGTCAAAGACGGCTCTAAAGTAAAGAAAGGCAAATTCATAGTTGTCCATTAATCGGTGTCGAGGCGAATAATGAAACGTGCTGCAATCTGGTTGTTTTTAGGCGTCGCCGCGGTGCTGGTTGGCTGTGCTGGCGAGCGTCAGGGTCTCGTTTGTGAAGAAATGGAATACCGTTTGAATACCATGACCTATTCGCCGGACCAGCGTGCTTATGCCGAAGAGGAATTGCGCGTATGCCGCGAAGAAGAAGCTCAGAAGAAGTCCGAAGGGGCTGCGCAGCGTCAGAGTATTTATGACCGCTTTGCAGCTTCGGATTCATCGAAGTCGAAATTGACCGATTCGACAAATGCCGGAAAAGATGGTGAAGTTTCTGTGACCAAGGCCCTTCAGGATTCTTCGGGCGTAGAAACCACAAGCATATACGACCGCTACAAGTCTGTGGAACAACCTTCGGATTCCGCAGCCGTTGACACTTCTGCTGCAGATGCCGGCAGTTTCCAGTAGGGCGATTTAGCAGATGGCAAAAATCCAGACACTTGCAGGCGAGTGGTTCGAACCGGATTTGCCCGGGCGCTTGCTTAAGATTGCAGGCGATATCCGCGAAGCGGGCGGCCGTGCGTTTTTAGTGGGCGGTTGGGTTCGCGATGCGCTTTTAGGCAAGTCTTGCCGCGACTACGATGTCGAAGTATACGACATGGCGCAAGACGCTCTCGTTCCGATTCTTTCAAAGTATGGCCGTACGAATTTGGTGGGCAAGGCTTTTGGCGTGATTCACCTTGCCATGAAGGGCCTGTCGCTTGATTTCTCGTTCCCGCGTACCGAAAGCAAAGTCGGCTATGGTCACCGCGGTTTCGTGGTGCATACCGACGAAAAACTGAGTTTTAAAGAAGCCGCACTCCGGCGCGATTTTACCATCAATGCCATGGGCATGGAACTACCGGAACTCACGCTTTGTGACCCCTATGGCGGTATTGACGACTTGAAATCGCACACCTTGCGTCATGTGGGTCCGGCTTTTGCCGAAGATTCTTTGCGCATTCTGCGCGGGGTACAGTTTGCGAGCCGCTTTGGTTGCTCGCTTGCACCCGATACGGTTGAACTTTGCCGCACGCTTTCTTTGGATGATCTTTCTGTAGAACGCCTGTTCGAAGAATTCAAGAAATGGCTCCTGAAGCCGGGCAAGCCTTCGCTCGGTCTCAAGGCTTTTTTGGATATCAAGCTTGATGAATATTTCCCGGAAATTCATCCGTTCAAGGATTCTTGGGAAACTCTCGGAACGATTCTCGATAACATGGTTCCTTGGCGTGATACATTGCCCGAGGCGCAGGCAATGGAATTCGCTTTTGCCGCTCTCTTGTGTGGTTCTCCTGAAACTTCGCTCAAGTTTCTGGAACGCATCACGAACGAAACTCACTTGCTCAAGATTGTGCCTTCGCTTTTGAAGGCGTACCAAGAGCTAGATACGGCTATCGTAAACGATGCTCCGGCACTCCGCCGCCTTGCTGTAAAATTGGGTGGTTTGAAGTTGCTCGGCTTGCTCGTAAAATGCACTCCTCGCGAATTCTATGCAGGCTCTGCGGTCGATGGCGAATGCTTTGCCGACAAACTTTGGAATGCAGCGAGTGAATTAGATTTAATCGAAGAAGCTCCGCAGCCTTACCTGATGGGTAAAATGCTCATGGATATGGGCGTTAAGCCGGGCAAGCAAATGGGCGAAATCATCAAGAAGAGTTTCGAACTGCAACTCGACGGCGAAATCAAAAACGCTGAAGAGGCTATTGCCTGGGCGCGCTCCGCTATTTCCATCTGAACATGCCTGTGATGCCTGCGGGCACGGCAAACACGATCATCGGAATCTGAATCACTTCGGTCGGCAAGAACGCAAGCATTTTGCGCTTGGCATGCAGTTTCCAAGAAGCAATCATCAAGAAAACAAAGTCCACCAGAATCTTGGGCAGAATGCTGAATACGCACCACTGCCAGGGGCAATCCAAAAAGAGCACGCACCAAGGACTAATGAACATCCAGATGTAGTAGGTGTAAATTAGCGTGAGCATCAAGATGTATGCCTTGCTTTCGTAGTTGGTGCCGTTGCTGCTCCAACGGGCGCGCTGGTTAAAAAGTTGCTTCCAAGTGTGCACCGGAGCGGTTTCAATCACGGCGTCCTTGTCCAGATTGTAGCAGACTTTGGTGCCCGGAATTTTCATCATCTTGTGGATGAGCATGTCGTCGTCGCCACTCGAAAGGTTCACCAAGTCGCCAAAACCACCCACGGCAAAGAACAGGTCTTTTTTGTAGGCGAGGCATGCAGCTGATGCCACAATCGGGTGCCCCCAGCTAAAGCCTGCGGCTTCCATGGCGGTGTAGCCTAAAGTTTCGAGTTTCTGGTATAGGTGCGGCATCGTGCGGCTGCCGTTATTTTGCTTAGGGCCTTGCACAATGCAGATGCCGTCATTAAAGCGGCCTGCCATGGCGGTAATCCAGCTCTTGCGCGGAATGCAGTCTGCGTCCATCGTCAAAAGCACCTCATACTTTGCAATCTTGAAGGCGCTTTCGAGGGCGCGCTTTTTGGGGCTTGCGATTGTGGGCAAATCCTGCGGTAGCGAAAGTACTCTGAATTTTGGGTGGGTGGCTGCAAACTTTTCGAGAATCTCCTTGGTGGAATCGGTCGAGCGGTCGTCTACACAAATCACTTCCCATTCGCCTACATAGTCCTGTTCGGCCAGCGCTTCGAGCGTGCGCTGCGCGAATTCTTCTTCATTGCGCATGGGCACCACGACCGATACACTCGGAGTTGCCTTAGGCCCTCTGTAACGGTGCGTACGAATCACCCCTATTATAAAGAATAGGAACAAGATTACGTACAGTGCGGTGAGGCTTGCAATGATTATACCACCCATGCGGTTAAAATTAGTAAATTTGGGGCATGATCCATCCTTCTGCATTTGTAAGCCCGCAAGCCAAAGTACACGAATCTGCCATTATTGGCCCCTGGTGCTTGGTCGATGCCGGTGCCGAAATTGCCGAAGGTGTCATTTTGGAATCCCGCGTGCATGTGTACGGTGGGGTTTCGGTCGGAAAAAACACGCATGTCTATGACGGAGCCATTCTCGGTGGCCCACCGCAAGATTTAAAATACGCCGGTGAACCAACTCGGCTTGAAATCGGCGAAAATTGCACCGTTCGTGAATATTGCACGCTCAATCGCGGCACGGTGCAGGGTGGCGGTTGCACCCATGTGGCAAACAAGGTGCTTGTGATGGCCTACTCGCATATCGCCCATGACTGCGACATTCGCGAGGGCGTCGTTATTGCGAACAGCTGCCAGTTAGGCGGTCATGTGCGCATCGGCGAATATGCGACCATCGGTGGCGTTACCGCCATTCAGCAGCGCAATCAGGTCGGCGCCTACGCTTTCGTGGGCGGCACCCATAAGGTGGACCGCGATGTTCCCCCGTGCACCAAGGCGTCTGGAAACCCCATCCGCTACGGCGCCTTAAATCTGCACGCTCTGCGCCTGCATCCAGAACAGTTCCCTGAAGACCGGATCCAGGCCCTTTCGCGTGCCTACCGCGAACTTTACCGTAGCGGACGCCCCGTTGCCGACGTTATCGAAGAATTGAAAAAAGGCCCGGAACCTTTGTTCCAAGCCTTTTTCGACGAGCATTGGGGCGGCACGCTTGTGCGCCCATAGAAAGTCTAATTAAAGTCCGAATGCGGCGGGGAATCCTTCGTACCACTCGATGTTTTCGTCCATGGCATTATGGTGTGCGGCTTCAAAACCACCAACGCTTGTAAATCCCCAATAGTTCCAGGACATACCGTAGGCTTCAGCAGCTTTGATCGTAAGCGATGCCCATTGGGCTTTCATCTTGGCCGAGGGGAGCGATTCACCTTCTTTACAAGTGCTTTTGTTTGCGTATTCCGTTCCACCAGAAATACCAAATTCACCCATATTCAAAGGAACGCTGTTCACGCCATCTACATCGGGGTAAAGGGCCTTGGCCTGCTTTGCGTACAATTCCAAGTCGGTGAACGCCTTGTTGTTATATGCGGCATCGCCCTTGCAGTTGTAGCTGTGCCCCTGGTGGCTGAATCCATAGGGCTCGTAGTAATGGCCCGTATAGATGATGTTGCCATCGGCGGGGAGGTGCAAGATGTTTAAGTCTTCGAATTTAGCCGAATGGTAAGATTCGAACATGATGGTTTTGGTCTTCGTCACGGAGCGAATGACTGTGTATGCTTCGTTCATCAGGTTGTCTACGCGTTCGGCGTTAGAAATGGTGGGTTCGTTCAAGATTTCAAGAACAATCATGGAATCAGGGAATGCGTCCATTTCCTGGGCGACTTGTGCCCACATGCCGAGGAAGTGTGTTTTTTCGGCTTCGTAAGCGGTGGAATCATAGGTGCAACCCTGTCCGCCGCCACCGGCGCAGTTCAACTGTACATAATGGTGGAAATTCACAATAACCACAAGGCCCTGGTTGATGGCCAGCTGAATGTCTTCTTTAACACCGGCAAGCCTTTCGGGGTCTACAGTGTGTGTGCTGTAGTCAGAATTCCTTTGCCAGCGTACAGGAATGCGCACTGAATTGAATCCGGCCTTTTTGATAAAGGGAAAATCGTAATCGCGAATGGGGTTGCCCCAGCTACTGTCGAGTCTGTTGCCGTCGGAATCCCAAGAGTTGCCAAGGTTGATACCCTTGCCGATGCGGGCGTTCATGGCGCGACCAAGGCTATAGTCAACTGGGACAATAACGCGAGTTTCTTTTTTTGTCGTGTCCGCTTCTTTGGGAGTGGTCGTTGCTGCAGTATGGGGATTGCCTTCACTAGAACATGCGCCAAAGACGATGCCTAATGCGGCCACAAAGGGGGCAATAGTTAAAGGTAAAAAAGCGCGTAAATGAATCATGGTTTCCTCGCGGAAAGAGTGATTGGTTGTTAACTACAAATTTACACTTTTTTAAGGCGTAAGGAAAGTCTTAATAAAAAATTATGTTTACCTTTGAAACCGCTAAAATCGAGTAAAATCAAGGCTTTTCGGGGTGGTATATCCCAATTCCACAAGCATTTTGATTTTTTTGCCCGTTGAGTCCCCAAAAAACAAGTTATATTGTAGTGGTCCGTATCTGGAGATTTTTAGATATTATGAACGTAAAACCGCATAAAGCAAGTTGGGCGTGCGCCTTGGGCGTTCTCCTTTTAGCGTCTTTCTCTTTTGCTGGTTATGGTTTTAGCGATTACCGCGACCGCGACCAGTCCCGTTTTGTCACTAAGCAGGCGAAGCCATTCAGACCCGACAAGGATGTCGTGTCTGTCGTGATGCGCGAAGCTATTCCGCGTGGTGGTGGATATACCTACCAGTACCCGCGTGAAAACCCCGAACCGGTTCTTACGGACAAGTATGCCATGGAAGGTGCTCTTTCCATGGAGATTGAACTTATTGCAAGCGACTATTCCGGTGTGGCAATTTGTATTGCCGGTTCTGTCGACTTGACCCCCTATTTTGAAGAAGGCGTCCTCGAGTTCTGGATCAAGGGTGCCCAGGGTGGCGAAAACGCTCTATTCGTGTTGGTGGACGACGGCGTGAAGAGCGGTGGCGAATCCCTGCAGGTGAAGCTCCGTTCCAAGAGCCTTGGCGAAATCACCACCGAATGGAAACATTTCAGCATTCCGCTCAAACTGTTCGGTACGACCGGTGTGTACTGGGATGCCAAGAACACTCGTGAAGTCATGCTGCCCTTTAGCTGGAGCAACTTCAAGGGCTTCCGTCTTGAAGTCCGTAAAGATGAAAACGAGTCCTTCAAGGTCTGGATTGACGATATCGTGATCAAGAAGCATGGTAAGGCTTACGAAGGTCCGATGAACTATCCGTTCCGCAACGAGATTTAAGAGGATTTTATGCGCAAATTACCTACACTATTTACGACTCTGCTTTGCTGCACGTCTTTGGCCCTTGCTCAGATGGACGAAGATGTGTCCTCTGAAGAATTCGAAGAATCTGCTCCGGCTGTAGAAGAGGCTGCTCCTGAAGCTGCCGAAGAACCTGCCGAAGAAGCTTCTGAACCCGAAGAATCTGTTGCTGAAGCCTCTACTGAAGCCGAACCGGCTACCGAGGAAGGCTCTGATGAATCTCCGGTCGAAGAAGCTGTTGAAGCTGCTCCTGCCGAAGAAGCCGTTGCCGAAGCTCCTGCTGAAGAACCGGTTGCAGCCCCTGTGGCAGACCTTTCCAAGCCGGCAGAAACGGTTCCTTACCAGCCGCTCGTGGTGAATGCATCCTCCAAGCTCGACCCGAAGGTTCAGATTTCCAACGTGGAAGAAGGCTTGGATACGCTTGCCAACAACATGGAATCGACCCTCATGGGTAAGGATGACCTTCCGCTCGCGGTCTCTGGCTACTTGGCCTTCCGCCTGAAGAACTTCCATTACTCTGAACCGAGCCCTTGGGCGCAGAACGACTTGGCTCGCACTTCTGTTGACGCTGTGCTCAACATGAACATTGTGGCCATGCCGAACTCCTACATGACCTTGTGGACGAACATGAGCTTCCCGTTCTCCTTGTCCGGCCTCTACTCTAACTACTTGGGTAGCCAGCCGACACAGGCTCCGACCAAGGATCAGCGTGTCATGTACGACCACTCCACGGACTTCTACTCTGCAACCATCAACGAAGAAATGAACTTCGGTGTGGATATCCGCGCAGGCGTCTTTGGTGCCTACGTGACGGCCGGTGGTGTGATTTGGGCTAACGCTTCTCCGCTTACCATGTGGGAACGTGAAACCAACCCGCGTTTTGCTTGGCAGTACGAACTGTTCGAAGACGAAAAGACTGTTTCTACCTACTATAAGGAAAAGGTCTTTAAGCCGGTTAAAGAAGGTGGTCGTGCATTCTGGACAAACCGTAGTTTCGGTGGTGTGTTTGGCAACTTCTACCAGCTTCCGTTCGACATGAAGGCTCAGTTCCTCGTATCTCAGCCGGCTGATGCCGATATCGGTACCCGCGACGGTTTGCGTATGTATGGTGGTCAGCCGGGCGAACTTGAAATGTCCGGTGGCTATGACTTCCGCGGCTCCATTTACCATGGCCGTATCGCTAAGGAAAAGATTGCGGACAATCTTACTCTTGGTTTGAACTATATGGGCGTCATCTTCGATAAGGATATCGTCTATGAAGGCGAATATTTGACTCAGATGAAGTACTTTACCAATACCTGCCCGGATCCTAACGATCCTAGTGTTCAGGTACCGTGCCCGCCGATGCTCAACAACCATGTGGTTTCTCTTGATATCAAGGGCAACGTGACCCCGAAACTTTACTTGATGGCCGATGTGGGCGTGAGCATGACGGATTCCGTCAAGTTTAGGCGTACCTCTGATGCTTATGGCTATAAGCAGTCTAACTCCACTACTGGTTACCTCCCGGATTCCTATGAATCGAGCATGAATACCCCGCAGGTGGGCGTCTATGTCAAGGCTCAGTCCAAGTACATTGAAGGCTGGCCCATGACGGTTGAAGCAATTTTCCTCCCGAAGGATTTCTATTCTCCGTATTCTTTGAGCAACCCGTCTCGCTTTAACAGCTGGCGCAAAGATGAATTCTACCTGAATGGTGGTTCCATGCGTTACTCCCCGAACATGGCTGGCTTGAACTTCAAGTTGGAACCGACCTTCAATCGCGGCTACTTTGACTTCCAGTATGGCTTGCACCGCCAGGTGGAAGAAGGTCAAGACGTAATCTTCTTCAACTACCGCTTAAATGGCCGCAACATGTGGGAATCCACCAATTCTTGGACCAAGCACAAGCCGCTCTTTATTGCTGACTCCGGTAACGCTGATAACGCAGCCTATGTGGCTCGCACCGGTATCTACAGCAACTCTGAAAAGGGTGTCAAGCAGTACCGTCAGCAGGGTGGCCTTTATGGTGGAACCTGGGAACTCTGGGAATCCTTCGTGGCTTATGATGATATTGAACAGGTCAAGAAGACTGAACAGACTGGCGAAGCTCCGTCGCATACCAAGTGGTCCTCTTATATGTCCTTTATGGGTGGCTATGATATCGGTGGCTGGTTCGGTACCGATCGCACTATCATGATGACTGCTTACGCTGCTCTTTCGGGCGTTTCTACGACGATCGCCCCGATTGCTTATAGCGAATCTCAGAAGGACATGCTCCTGTGGAGTTTCTACGGCCAGTTTGAACCTTCTGTTGCTGTGACTCCGACCTTCCACATGGTAGGTGTCCTTGGTCTCGAAACCTTCCGTTCCGACCGCGCTTACACCTCTGTCGGTTACCAGGCTGCTCTTAAGGGCTCTAGCCTCATGAACCAGGCGAATTACTTCTACTACAAGAAGGCTCCGATTAATTACTTGGAAACTGCACTTGGTGTCGGCTTCGACTGGGACTTTGCTGACCGCGTAGGCCTGCATGTGCGTTACAAATGGATGACTCATTCCGACGAAACTATTTCTGTGAATGACTGGCATTCCCACTACATTTCAGCCGAAGCTAAGGCTTGGTTCTAATAGGGGGTGCTGAACATGAAAAAGACTATGAATATGAAAAAGACTTTTGCCGCTATTCTTGCTGCCTCTATGGCCGCTTCTGCAGCTTCGGTTGTGGAAAATCAGGAATTGATTGAGAGCAAGGTTGATTCCGCCAATGCCAAGCGCGGCGTCGAAATCACCGGTGCCATCCGTGCGGTTGCGCAGACGTCCAGATTCAGTACCGATAACGACCCGACGGGTATCAACCACATGCCGAATGTGGAAAAAGATGAATTCGTTACGGCCGACCTGAACTTTGGATTCCGTCCTTGGGAAAATGTCCGTGCCAATGCGACCCTTCGCCTTGAAGCCGGTATGCAGGAATACTTCGCCTCGGCAGCCAAGTCCATCTCTGTGGCGTGGCTCAATGCCGAAGGCAACGTAGGTAACAACCTGTACTGGGTTGTGGGTGATTTCCGTCAGGAATATTCTCCGCTGACCTTGTTCTTGCCTGGCATCGACATCATGTACGAGCCGCAGATTTTTGCTCGCAAGCGTTACATGGCCGAACATGAACAGTTTATCGAAGGCAACCAGCGCAACTTGCAGGGTGCAAACATCCAGTTCCGTGCGGATATGGGTGATGCCCTTGGTCAAATCCGTGCCGAAGCTTTGTTTGCTCGACTCAACCGTACGGCGGTCTTGGACCTTAGCGGTGCCGAAGGCAATATTCTTCCAAACGATGAAGTTTGGGGTGCATCTCAGTCTGCCAATATGGACAAGTTCGTTGCTGCCGGTAACTTCGAAATGTTGCCGCTCAACCGTTCCTTGTACTTGGGTGTGACTCCGATGTACATCTTCGACAACGAAGACAGTTACACTTACACCTATCGTCATCCGAATAACGACGTCAATAAGGCCTACGAAAAGGTTGATATCAACCCCTACGAACTCAATCCGCAGGAAACCTTTATCGTAAGCGGCCGTCTCGGTGCCGATGTGGCTTCCCTGATGGGCAACAAGAACTTGATTCTTGATGTGACGGGTGAATTCGCAATGTCTAACGACAAGGTCTATACTCCTGACTCCGTTTTGGCGTACGAAAAGGATGAAAATGGCAACTTCGTTCTTGAAGATGCTGTTGATCCTGTTTCTGGCGCTCCGATTCAGAAATTCGTACTTGCTAAAAACGATGACGGTGAAAATTACCTGGAATCGAATGGGTTCACTGATGAAAAGCAGAGTGGTATGGCCTTGTTGGTGAATGCCAATGTGGGGTATAAGACCGAAGATTGGGGCGCACGTGTTGCCGTTGATTTCGTAATGAACGACAGCGCAT
The genomic region above belongs to Fibrobacter sp. UWB10 and contains:
- a CDS encoding CCA tRNA nucleotidyltransferase encodes the protein MAKIQTLAGEWFEPDLPGRLLKIAGDIREAGGRAFLVGGWVRDALLGKSCRDYDVEVYDMAQDALVPILSKYGRTNLVGKAFGVIHLAMKGLSLDFSFPRTESKVGYGHRGFVVHTDEKLSFKEAALRRDFTINAMGMELPELTLCDPYGGIDDLKSHTLRHVGPAFAEDSLRILRGVQFASRFGCSLAPDTVELCRTLSLDDLSVERLFEEFKKWLLKPGKPSLGLKAFLDIKLDEYFPEIHPFKDSWETLGTILDNMVPWRDTLPEAQAMEFAFAALLCGSPETSLKFLERITNETHLLKIVPSLLKAYQELDTAIVNDAPALRRLAVKLGGLKLLGLLVKCTPREFYAGSAVDGECFADKLWNAASELDLIEEAPQPYLMGKMLMDMGVKPGKQMGEIIKKSFELQLDGEIKNAEEAIAWARSAISI
- a CDS encoding glycosyltransferase; amino-acid sequence: MGGIIIASLTALYVILFLFFIIGVIRTHRYRGPKATPSVSVVVPMRNEEEFAQRTLEALAEQDYVGEWEVICVDDRSTDSTKEILEKFAATHPKFRVLSLPQDLPTIASPKKRALESAFKIAKYEVLLTMDADCIPRKSWITAMAGRFNDGICIVQGPKQNNGSRTMPHLYQKLETLGYTAMEAAGFSWGHPIVASAACLAYKKDLFFAVGGFGDLVNLSSGDDDMLIHKMMKIPGTKVCYNLDKDAVIETAPVHTWKQLFNQRARWSSNGTNYESKAYILMLTLIYTYYIWMFISPWCVLFLDCPWQWCVFSILPKILVDFVFLMIASWKLHAKRKMLAFLPTEVIQIPMIVFAVPAGITGMFRWK
- the lpxA gene encoding acyl-ACP--UDP-N-acetylglucosamine O-acyltransferase translates to MIHPSAFVSPQAKVHESAIIGPWCLVDAGAEIAEGVILESRVHVYGGVSVGKNTHVYDGAILGGPPQDLKYAGEPTRLEIGENCTVREYCTLNRGTVQGGGCTHVANKVLVMAYSHIAHDCDIREGVVIANSCQLGGHVRIGEYATIGGVTAIQQRNQVGAYAFVGGTHKVDRDVPPCTKASGNPIRYGALNLHALRLHPEQFPEDRIQALSRAYRELYRSGRPVADVIEELKKGPEPLFQAFFDEHWGGTLVRP
- a CDS encoding cellulase family glycosylhydrolase, translating into MIHLRAFLPLTIAPFVAALGIVFGACSSEGNPHTAATTTPKEADTTKKETRVIVPVDYSLGRAMNARIGKGINLGNSWDSDGNRLDSSWGNPIRDYDFPFIKKAGFNSVRIPVRWQRNSDYSTHTVDPERLAGVKEDIQLAINQGLVVIVNFHHYVQLNCAGGGGQGCTYDSTAYEAEKTHFLGMWAQVAQEMDAFPDSMIVLEILNEPTISNAERVDNLMNEAYTVIRSVTKTKTIMFESYHSAKFEDLNILHLPADGNIIYTGHYYEPYGFSHQGHSYNCKGDAAYNNKAFTDLELYAKQAKALYPDVDGVNSVPLNMGEFGISGGTEYANKSTCKEGESLPSAKMKAQWASLTIKAAEAYGMSWNYWGFTSVGGFEAAHHNAMDENIEWYEGFPAAFGL
- a CDS encoding carbohydrate binding domain-containing protein is translated as MNVKPHKASWACALGVLLLASFSFAGYGFSDYRDRDQSRFVTKQAKPFRPDKDVVSVVMREAIPRGGGYTYQYPRENPEPVLTDKYAMEGALSMEIELIASDYSGVAICIAGSVDLTPYFEEGVLEFWIKGAQGGENALFVLVDDGVKSGGESLQVKLRSKSLGEITTEWKHFSIPLKLFGTTGVYWDAKNTREVMLPFSWSNFKGFRLEVRKDENESFKVWIDDIVIKKHGKAYEGPMNYPFRNEI